From the genome of Leptolyngbya sp. FACHB-261, one region includes:
- a CDS encoding calcium-binding protein, producing the protein MAEIHGTPGNDHIKATQDDDIILGYAGNDILIGREGNDLINSGVGHDCAEGSEGDDSVSGDDGDDYLDGGPGNDHLYGRDGDDALIGGPGNDRLSGGLGSDLYVYAPGDGTDVIENEAGPDVLRLQGILSHEVTIKPATGGRLLVFHAGKLIVKMQGIKHIWTEDGCFDTSRWLGYPAQH; encoded by the coding sequence ATGGCAGAGATTCACGGCACTCCTGGCAACGACCACATCAAAGCAACCCAGGATGACGACATCATCCTGGGCTACGCAGGCAATGACATCCTCATTGGCCGAGAAGGCAATGACCTGATCAACAGCGGGGTTGGGCATGACTGCGCTGAAGGCAGTGAGGGTGATGATTCGGTGTCTGGCGATGATGGCGATGACTATTTGGATGGCGGTCCAGGTAACGATCACCTCTATGGCAGGGACGGCGATGATGCCCTGATCGGTGGTCCGGGCAACGACCGTCTCTCAGGCGGCTTAGGCAGCGACCTCTACGTTTACGCACCGGGCGATGGCACTGACGTGATCGAGAACGAAGCCGGGCCCGACGTTCTGCGGTTGCAGGGAATCCTGTCTCACGAAGTCACCATTAAACCGGCCACAGGCGGTCGGCTATTGGTTTTTCACGCTGGCAAACTGATCGTCAAGATGCAGGGCATCAAACACATCTGGACTGAAGATGGCTGCTTTGATACGTCTCGCTGGTTGGGCTACCCAGCTCAGCATTGA
- a CDS encoding PotD/PotF family extracellular solute-binding protein — MSFLRMRRRQFIQRSSFFLMGAGLSACGFAGGSASQNAESTPAATAASPTTAATGTLNLYTWADYVNPEVAQAFTQETGVKITADTYDANETMLAKVQAGGGTGYSLVYPSDYMVAQMVELNLLEPLDQSRLEAVYGDLGDNFKNLYYDPENKYSIPYTWGTTGIAYNSKELKKAPTDFNSLWEMRDQIKGRLTLLDDVREVMGMSLKSLGYSLNSKDKAQLQEAYDKLRELKPAVATFTSYDWRDRMISGDIVVSHAYSGDGLQVGKENPDVKYVVPASGCTLWNDTIAMLKTAPNKDAAYEWIKYSMEPKNSAVITEAILFGNPLKAVPALLPESIKSNPGWAVAPDLLAKTEKIEPLDDTTQAIYDDYWTKLKSV; from the coding sequence ATGTCCTTTTTAAGAATGAGACGGCGACAGTTCATTCAACGCTCCAGCTTTTTCTTAATGGGAGCGGGCTTGTCAGCCTGTGGTTTTGCAGGTGGCTCTGCTTCTCAAAATGCTGAGAGCACGCCAGCCGCAACTGCAGCCAGCCCAACGACCGCCGCAACTGGCACGCTCAACCTCTATACCTGGGCGGACTATGTCAACCCCGAAGTTGCTCAAGCATTCACGCAAGAGACTGGCGTCAAGATCACTGCTGACACTTACGACGCCAACGAGACCATGCTGGCTAAGGTACAGGCGGGCGGCGGCACCGGCTACAGCCTGGTTTATCCCAGTGACTACATGGTTGCTCAGATGGTCGAGCTGAATCTGCTGGAGCCCTTAGACCAGAGTCGGTTGGAAGCAGTATACGGAGACCTGGGTGACAACTTCAAAAATCTCTACTACGACCCCGAGAACAAGTACAGCATCCCCTACACCTGGGGCACGACTGGCATTGCCTACAACTCTAAGGAGCTTAAGAAAGCGCCAACTGACTTCAACTCCTTGTGGGAAATGAGAGACCAGATCAAGGGCCGTCTGACCCTGCTTGATGACGTGCGCGAAGTCATGGGCATGTCGCTGAAGTCGCTGGGCTACTCGCTGAACTCCAAAGACAAAGCACAACTGCAAGAAGCCTACGATAAGCTGCGCGAACTCAAGCCTGCGGTGGCCACTTTCACCTCCTACGACTGGCGCGACCGCATGATTTCTGGTGACATTGTTGTCTCTCACGCTTACTCTGGCGACGGCTTGCAGGTTGGCAAGGAAAACCCAGATGTCAAGTATGTGGTCCCGGCTAGCGGCTGTACGCTGTGGAACGACACTATAGCCATGCTCAAGACAGCCCCCAACAAAGACGCTGCCTACGAGTGGATTAAGTACAGCATGGAGCCGAAGAACAGCGCCGTGATTACGGAAGCGATTCTATTCGGCAACCCGCTGAAAGCGGTGCCAGCTCTACTGCCTGAAAGTATCAAGAGCAACCCAGGCTGGGCTGTTGCGCCCGATCTGCTGGCGAAGACCGAGAAGATCGAGCCGCTCGATGACACGACGCAGGCAATCTACGACGATTACTGGACCAAGCTCAAGAGCGTATGA
- a CDS encoding CDGSH iron-sulfur domain-containing protein translates to MSTVNPEPTIVSLDKGTHYLCTCARSQNSPYCDGSHKGTQFQPLVLELEAPQTVEVTP, encoded by the coding sequence ATGAGTACCGTGAATCCGGAGCCGACCATTGTTTCCTTGGACAAAGGCACACACTACCTCTGTACCTGTGCTCGTAGTCAGAACTCCCCCTACTGCGATGGCTCTCACAAGGGCACTCAATTTCAGCCTTTGGTTCTGGAACTAGAGGCTCCTCAAACTGTAGAAGTGACGCCTTAA
- a CDS encoding CAP domain-containing protein — MIRPVCLGLACGALVLSAGFLESRAQTPPAHTLTTQSSLQPQTQSPIDLNQTLLKQTYRLPVFPNQSSTASTSALEQAVHAQINEYRTSRNLPPLTLDSRLSAQARAHSQNMASRRVPFSHQGFDQRVRTVGRAIPYRQTAENVAFNRGVADPVRQAVQGWIDSPGHYANLTGSYDLTGVGVSRNSRGEYYFTQMFLRRR; from the coding sequence GTGATTCGACCCGTTTGCCTTGGCCTTGCTTGTGGCGCCTTGGTCCTTAGCGCTGGCTTTTTAGAAAGTCGAGCCCAAACGCCGCCCGCTCACACACTGACCACACAAAGCTCATTACAGCCTCAGACACAGTCTCCAATAGACCTAAATCAGACACTCCTCAAACAGACCTACCGTCTTCCAGTCTTTCCTAACCAGTCCTCCACGGCTTCGACCAGTGCTTTGGAGCAAGCTGTTCACGCTCAAATCAACGAGTACCGCACCTCGCGTAACCTGCCGCCACTCACCCTAGACTCAAGGCTGAGCGCCCAAGCTCGGGCCCACAGTCAAAACATGGCCAGCCGCAGAGTACCCTTTAGCCACCAAGGGTTTGACCAACGTGTGCGCACAGTTGGCCGCGCTATCCCTTACCGCCAAACAGCCGAGAATGTGGCTTTCAATCGAGGCGTTGCCGACCCAGTCCGCCAAGCCGTGCAGGGTTGGATTGACAGCCCTGGACACTACGCCAACTTGACTGGCTCCTATGATTTGACGGGTGTTGGCGTTAGCCGCAACAGCCGAGGTGAGTATTACTTCACTCAGATGTTCTTGCGTCGCCGCTAA
- the fabF gene encoding beta-ketoacyl-ACP synthase II: MAKLERKRVVVTGVGAITPLGNTSAEFWAGLMASRSGVGPITQFDTARYACRIAAEVKGFNPLDFMTAKQAKRMDRCAHFAIAASKQALTDANFEINELNAEQVGVVIGTGIGGLKSLEDQHRVYLSQGPERCSPFMIPMMLANMASGLTAIQVGAKGPNSCPVTACATGANAIGDALRFIQQGFAQAMLCGGTEAAITPLTVAGFAAARGLSIRNDQPEQASRPFDRDRDGFVLGEGAGVLLVEDLDSALNRGARIYAEVVGYGLTCDAYHMTAPNPSGVEMARAMQLALKDAHLQPEQVNYINAHATSTPTGDPIETLAIKKALGEHAYQVAISSTKSMTGHLLGAAGGIEAVATVLAITNNRIPPTINLTNLDADCDLDYVPNLSREQTIQVALSNSFGFGGHNATLAFGKWNY; this comes from the coding sequence ATGGCAAAGCTTGAACGTAAACGGGTTGTTGTCACAGGCGTTGGTGCCATTACGCCATTAGGCAATACTTCAGCAGAATTCTGGGCAGGACTGATGGCAAGCCGCAGTGGTGTAGGTCCGATTACTCAGTTTGATACGGCTCGTTACGCCTGCCGGATTGCAGCGGAGGTCAAAGGTTTCAATCCCCTAGATTTTATGACTGCTAAGCAAGCCAAACGCATGGACCGTTGCGCCCACTTTGCCATTGCTGCCAGCAAGCAAGCTCTAACCGATGCCAACTTTGAAATTAACGAGCTCAATGCTGAGCAAGTGGGCGTGGTGATTGGTACAGGCATTGGGGGTCTGAAGTCACTTGAAGACCAGCACAGGGTTTACCTCAGCCAAGGTCCAGAGCGCTGCAGCCCTTTTATGATTCCGATGATGCTCGCCAATATGGCCTCGGGTTTGACGGCTATTCAGGTCGGCGCGAAAGGTCCCAACTCTTGTCCAGTTACGGCCTGTGCTACCGGCGCCAATGCCATTGGTGATGCCTTGCGTTTCATTCAGCAAGGGTTCGCTCAAGCGATGCTTTGTGGGGGAACAGAGGCAGCGATCACACCTCTAACGGTGGCAGGTTTTGCTGCAGCTCGGGGCCTTTCTATTCGGAACGATCAGCCAGAGCAAGCCAGCCGCCCTTTTGATCGGGATCGAGATGGTTTTGTCTTAGGCGAAGGAGCAGGGGTTCTGCTCGTAGAAGACCTCGATTCTGCTTTGAACCGGGGAGCCAGAATCTACGCTGAGGTCGTAGGCTATGGCCTGACTTGCGATGCCTATCATATGACGGCTCCTAACCCAAGCGGGGTAGAGATGGCTCGGGCCATGCAACTAGCCCTCAAAGACGCGCATTTGCAACCAGAGCAGGTGAATTACATTAACGCCCACGCCACAAGCACACCGACTGGCGACCCAATTGAAACCTTGGCAATTAAGAAAGCCTTAGGTGAGCATGCCTATCAGGTTGCGATTAGTTCTACCAAGTCTATGACCGGCCATTTACTCGGAGCTGCAGGTGGCATTGAAGCAGTAGCTACAGTTCTAGCCATTACCAATAACCGGATACCGCCGACGATCAATTTGACCAATCTAGATGCTGATTGTGACTTGGACTATGTTCCTAATCTCAGTCGAGAGCAAACCATTCAAGTTGCTCTTTCTAACTCCTTTGGTTTCGGGGGTCACAATGCCACCTTAGCGTTTGGCAAGTGGAATTATTAG
- a CDS encoding TIGR02587 family membrane protein codes for MPSKKRKQPSAWRRELDDLLRGIAGAFLFGVPLLYTMEVWWKGNFTRPPRLLFVLGLTYVVLLAVNRTTGFRKQQHMTWLRTLTDSAESLAIGLLMAALSLILLRRVTAEVALEATMGRIVLEGIPFGLGVGIANGWLQSDDSENQETDSKDPGSKQEQTNRPKKPGWQQTLADAGATMMGAIIVAFSIAPTDEVPMIASALSPPWLLALIAASLMVSYVIVFQAKFGSQTVRMTQEGILQTPLGETVLSYLLSLLTAVIMLWLFQLLRPGDPLMQWVSYTIVLGFPATIGGAAGRLAI; via the coding sequence ATGCCATCCAAAAAACGAAAGCAGCCGTCTGCTTGGCGGCGTGAATTAGATGACTTGTTGAGGGGAATTGCTGGCGCATTTTTGTTTGGCGTTCCTCTGCTCTACACCATGGAAGTTTGGTGGAAAGGCAACTTCACTCGCCCTCCTCGGCTATTGTTTGTTCTAGGTCTTACCTACGTGGTTCTGCTTGCGGTCAATCGCACTACTGGCTTTCGCAAGCAGCAACATATGACTTGGCTACGCACGTTAACCGACAGCGCTGAATCATTGGCCATTGGTCTTTTGATGGCAGCCCTCAGCCTGATTCTGTTGCGCCGCGTCACGGCTGAAGTTGCCCTGGAAGCTACGATGGGCCGCATCGTTTTGGAAGGCATTCCATTTGGCCTTGGCGTTGGCATTGCCAACGGCTGGTTGCAATCGGACGACAGTGAAAACCAAGAAACAGATTCAAAAGACCCAGGCTCAAAACAAGAGCAAACCAATCGTCCTAAAAAGCCTGGTTGGCAGCAAACATTAGCTGATGCTGGGGCAACCATGATGGGGGCAATTATCGTTGCCTTTTCGATTGCGCCCACAGATGAAGTGCCAATGATTGCCAGCGCTCTATCGCCGCCTTGGTTATTGGCGCTAATTGCAGCCTCTCTTATGGTGTCGTACGTCATTGTGTTCCAGGCGAAATTCGGTTCACAAACGGTTCGGATGACGCAGGAAGGGATTCTACAAACTCCTTTAGGTGAAACGGTTCTTTCCTATCTACTCTCGTTGTTAACAGCCGTCATTATGCTGTGGCTCTTTCAGTTACTGCGTCCGGGTGATCCATTGATGCAATGGGTTAGTTACACGATTGTCTTAGGCTTTCCCGCCACCATCGGCGGTGCAGCAGGCAGGCTAGCCATATGA
- a CDS encoding VOC family protein, giving the protein MPLNPPRFHLAFPVSDLAKTRAFYSGLLGCPEGRSTDTWIDFDLFGHQLSAHLKPQACSDVAANAVDGDQVPVRHFGLILDWEAWHQLAARLKTEAVDFIIEPRIRFQGEVGEQATLFIQDPSGNALEFKSFKSQDQIFAH; this is encoded by the coding sequence ATGCCACTCAATCCTCCCCGGTTTCATCTGGCTTTTCCGGTCTCTGATTTAGCAAAAACTCGCGCCTTTTATAGTGGCTTGTTAGGTTGCCCAGAAGGACGCAGTACTGATACCTGGATTGATTTTGATTTATTCGGTCATCAGCTCAGCGCCCATCTCAAGCCGCAAGCCTGTAGCGATGTTGCAGCTAACGCCGTCGATGGCGATCAGGTGCCTGTTCGCCACTTTGGTCTGATTCTCGATTGGGAGGCGTGGCACCAACTAGCCGCGCGACTGAAAACCGAGGCTGTCGATTTCATTATTGAGCCTCGAATTCGCTTTCAGGGGGAAGTGGGTGAGCAAGCGACTTTGTTCATTCAAGATCCGAGTGGCAATGCTCTGGAGTTCAAATCGTTTAAGAGCCAGGACCAGATTTTTGCTCATTAA
- a CDS encoding DNA-binding transcriptional regulator, translating into MRKDKRPEENSSPVERLRLERTDLSQVEFAVHCGVPLRTYQRWVLGETEAKLTPIQYKALLRLLQITPEELPDHFGPGSLPQPLPDAEKGAGG; encoded by the coding sequence ATGAGGAAAGACAAAAGGCCGGAGGAAAATAGCTCACCAGTAGAGCGTCTAAGGCTGGAGCGAACCGACTTATCGCAGGTTGAGTTTGCGGTGCATTGTGGTGTGCCGCTACGAACCTATCAGCGCTGGGTTCTTGGGGAAACGGAAGCGAAGCTGACACCTATTCAATACAAAGCGCTTTTGAGGCTGTTGCAGATCACGCCAGAGGAGTTGCCGGATCACTTTGGGCCAGGATCCCTCCCCCAGCCTCTTCCCGACGCGGAGAAGGGGGCCGGAGGTTGA
- a CDS encoding pentapeptide repeat-containing protein yields the protein MLSEELLSRYAAGERNFRKAYLVWADLLGAYLAGADLLGAYLMGAYLNESSLAGADLRRADLSRAYLYRADLSGAYLREADLNHSDLSRANLSEANLNRANLSEANLTEANLSQANLTGADMTLAYLRRANLEGTNLSQANLTGADLSRAYLNDTDLRGADLKRASLKGANLKGAKLSGARMPDGSFHS from the coding sequence ATGCTGTCCGAAGAATTGTTGAGCCGTTACGCCGCTGGTGAACGGAACTTTCGTAAAGCCTATCTGGTCTGGGCAGACCTGCTGGGGGCGTACCTGGCTGGCGCAGATTTGTTAGGGGCCTATTTAATGGGAGCCTACCTGAACGAGTCCAGCTTGGCCGGTGCTGACCTTCGACGGGCCGACTTGAGTCGCGCCTACTTATATCGAGCTGACCTCAGTGGGGCCTATCTGCGTGAGGCCGATCTCAACCACTCCGATCTCAGCCGCGCCAATCTGAGCGAAGCGAACCTTAACCGCGCCAACTTGAGTGAGGCGAACCTGACTGAAGCCAACTTGAGTCAGGCTAATCTCACTGGCGCAGACATGACCTTGGCTTACTTGAGACGGGCCAATCTCGAAGGAACCAATTTAAGCCAGGCCAATTTGACTGGAGCCGACTTGAGCCGTGCCTATCTTAACGACACCGATCTCAGAGGGGCCGACCTCAAGCGAGCCAGTTTGAAGGGTGCCAATCTCAAGGGAGCTAAGCTGAGCGGTGCCAGGATGCCGGATGGCAGCTTTCACAGTTGA
- a CDS encoding ABC transporter permease, with translation MSASSASPPEAVDYIAPKRRWLRWLEPTALLGPGGLWLVAFLVAPVGLILLLSLVPNIKPDNFSRIAQIGFNPANYLRVLDPIYLLVIWRSLLLAFNGALFCLLLGFPVAYWIALYVPKRWQNIVLLAFVLPLWTSSLLRTYAWITILRPTGVLNGFLSAVGLPTVQLLNSYPAMLIGVTYSFLPYMVLVLYASLEKLDRRLLEAAADLGANAFQTFWKVTVPQTLPGIAAGSLLVFITSLGDFINPDLLGGTSGLTVARLIQNQFLGATRNWGFGSALSMVLIMGVAISIALLLKYGDRSAADV, from the coding sequence ATGAGTGCTTCCTCTGCTTCGCCGCCTGAAGCGGTTGACTACATTGCACCCAAGCGTCGCTGGCTGCGCTGGCTAGAACCTACCGCCCTACTCGGACCCGGTGGCCTATGGCTAGTGGCGTTTCTGGTGGCCCCGGTTGGGCTGATTTTGCTGCTGAGCCTGGTGCCTAACATCAAGCCGGACAACTTCAGCCGTATCGCCCAAATTGGCTTCAATCCTGCCAATTACCTGCGGGTTCTCGACCCAATCTACCTGCTGGTGATCTGGCGTTCGCTGTTGTTGGCCTTCAATGGGGCGCTGTTCTGCCTGTTGCTGGGCTTTCCGGTGGCCTACTGGATTGCTCTGTATGTGCCGAAGCGCTGGCAAAACATAGTGTTGCTAGCGTTTGTGCTGCCGCTGTGGACTTCTTCGCTGCTGCGCACCTACGCCTGGATTACGATTCTGCGGCCAACTGGGGTGCTCAATGGCTTCTTAAGCGCTGTGGGCTTGCCGACGGTGCAACTGCTCAACTCTTACCCCGCGATGCTGATTGGGGTGACCTACAGCTTCCTGCCCTACATGGTGCTGGTGCTGTATGCCTCGCTAGAGAAGCTGGACCGGCGGTTATTAGAGGCGGCAGCAGATTTGGGAGCCAATGCCTTTCAGACGTTCTGGAAGGTGACGGTGCCGCAGACTTTGCCGGGGATTGCGGCGGGTAGCCTGTTGGTGTTTATCACCTCGCTGGGCGACTTTATCAACCCAGACTTGCTGGGCGGCACTTCGGGGCTAACTGTGGCTCGCCTGATTCAAAACCAGTTCTTGGGTGCAACTCGTAACTGGGGTTTTGGCTCAGCGCTGAGCATGGTGCTGATTATGGGCGTTGCTATTAGCATTGCCCTGCTGTTGAAGTATGGCGACCGCAGCGCTGCTGATGTGTAG
- a CDS encoding ABC transporter permease: protein MAVSLGRKPPAWEGLFSGLMFVFMYLPILVLAVFSFNTSRFSARWEGFTLNWYGRFLQNEALLGALRNSLVVALSAVAVSIVIGTLMAVGLARFRFPGKGLYRGVSYLPLIVPDISIAVATLVFFAAVAFPLSIITVIIAHTVFCLSYIALVVSSRLSGLNPHLEEAALDLGATPVQAFIKVLLPQLVPGILSGALLAFVLSMDDFLIASFTAGVGSATLPMAIYASIRSGVTPEINALSVILILASALVAGLAEFVRHMGDQRQVR from the coding sequence ATGGCAGTGAGCTTGGGCAGGAAGCCCCCCGCCTGGGAGGGGTTGTTCAGCGGGCTGATGTTCGTGTTCATGTACCTGCCGATCTTGGTTCTGGCAGTTTTCAGCTTCAATACCTCGCGCTTTAGTGCCCGCTGGGAAGGCTTCACGCTCAACTGGTATGGCCGCTTTTTGCAGAACGAGGCGCTGTTGGGTGCCTTGCGCAATAGCTTGGTGGTTGCCCTGAGCGCAGTGGCGGTGTCGATTGTGATTGGCACCTTGATGGCGGTAGGACTGGCCCGCTTTCGCTTCCCCGGCAAGGGGCTGTATCGGGGGGTGAGCTACTTGCCATTGATTGTGCCGGATATCTCAATTGCGGTGGCAACCCTAGTGTTTTTTGCCGCCGTTGCCTTTCCCTTGAGCATCATCACGGTGATTATCGCTCACACGGTCTTTTGCCTGTCCTACATTGCGCTGGTGGTTTCTAGCCGTCTGTCTGGCTTGAATCCACACCTGGAGGAAGCGGCGTTGGACCTGGGGGCTACGCCGGTGCAGGCGTTTATCAAGGTGTTGCTGCCGCAACTGGTGCCGGGGATTCTGTCGGGGGCATTGCTGGCGTTTGTGTTGAGCATGGACGACTTTTTGATTGCCAGCTTCACGGCAGGGGTGGGTTCTGCCACGCTGCCAATGGCTATCTACGCCTCGATTCGCTCTGGAGTCACGCCGGAGATCAATGCGCTCAGTGTGATCTTGATTCTGGCCTCAGCGTTGGTGGCAGGTTTAGCAGAGTTTGTGCGTCACATGGGTGACCAGAGACAGGTTCGCTAG
- a CDS encoding DoxX family protein: protein MKLKILSSNANSAQISKAERINGRYLPGKQPFVGANQIIPLLARVLLAAIFLWSGVNKILHPVATQQYMAANGMTFTGFFLVAAIALELGGGLSLVLGYRPRWGALVLILFLVPATLIFHTNFSDQIQAIMFMKNLAMLGGLLMVVQYGAGSLAIDPDV, encoded by the coding sequence ATGAAACTGAAAATTCTATCCTCCAACGCCAACTCGGCCCAAATTAGCAAAGCTGAACGCATTAATGGTCGCTATCTTCCTGGCAAACAGCCTTTTGTGGGAGCTAACCAGATTATTCCATTGCTAGCGCGGGTTTTGCTGGCAGCGATTTTTCTATGGTCGGGCGTCAACAAAATTCTGCATCCAGTTGCCACTCAGCAATACATGGCAGCTAATGGTATGACCTTTACCGGCTTTTTTCTAGTCGCTGCGATTGCCTTAGAGTTGGGCGGCGGTTTATCGCTAGTTCTAGGTTATAGGCCGCGTTGGGGAGCGCTGGTACTGATTTTATTTTTGGTTCCTGCCACACTGATTTTCCATACCAACTTTAGTGATCAAATCCAGGCCATCATGTTCATGAAAAATCTGGCAATGTTGGGTGGATTACTGATGGTTGTGCAGTACGGGGCAGGTTCTTTGGCTATTGATCCAGACGTCTAA
- a CDS encoding cation:proton antiporter, with the protein MSYPIVLASAEAAEGPLVLAAVLLSLVVTYLASKIGGEICARINLPSVLGELVFGVLVGVSALHLVMLPADGITGSDSMLLKLLNQSTPMASETLNSVFRSQGEVISVLSELGVIILLFEIGLESQLKELLRVGPQAAVVACVGVAAPFIAGTAGLIAIFHVATVPAIFAGAALTATSIGITARVLAELNRLSSSEGQIIIGAAVLDDVLGIIVLAIVASLAKTGEVELSKVAILIVSAGVFLVGAIVLGRWLSPLLMKLVSEMRTRGQVLITALIFAFLLSYVANVIQLEAILGAFAAGLILAETERQEELIEQIKPIADMLVPIFFITVGARTDVSVLNPFNPANREGLIISAFLIVVAILGKVITGWTVFGKEKLNRLAIGVGMIPRGEVGLVFASVGTASGVLSDALNAAIVVMVILTTFLAPPLLRLVFQNPNEVAAGLPSPVGLAAGGGAELSLLDGQAVEAEPAKKPEEV; encoded by the coding sequence GTGAGTTATCCGATTGTTCTCGCCAGTGCAGAAGCTGCTGAAGGCCCACTAGTTCTAGCCGCAGTTCTGCTCAGTTTGGTCGTCACTTACCTGGCTAGCAAAATCGGGGGTGAAATCTGCGCTCGCATCAACCTGCCCTCAGTTTTAGGAGAGTTGGTATTCGGAGTTCTTGTTGGTGTCTCAGCCCTCCATCTGGTGATGCTTCCTGCCGATGGCATTACAGGCTCAGACTCGATGCTATTGAAACTGCTCAACCAGAGCACACCAATGGCGTCAGAAACCTTGAACTCCGTCTTCCGCTCCCAAGGCGAGGTAATCAGCGTCCTCTCTGAGCTAGGGGTGATCATCCTGCTCTTTGAGATTGGCTTAGAGTCTCAACTCAAAGAACTGCTGCGGGTCGGGCCACAGGCGGCTGTGGTCGCCTGCGTTGGTGTTGCTGCCCCTTTCATTGCCGGTACTGCTGGTCTGATCGCGATCTTCCATGTGGCAACGGTGCCTGCCATTTTTGCGGGTGCTGCCCTGACCGCCACCAGCATCGGCATCACCGCCCGCGTGCTGGCCGAATTGAACCGACTAAGCTCCAGTGAAGGCCAAATCATCATTGGCGCTGCCGTACTCGACGACGTGCTAGGCATCATCGTCCTGGCCATTGTGGCTAGCCTTGCCAAAACCGGCGAAGTCGAACTCAGCAAAGTCGCCATCCTGATTGTCAGCGCTGGGGTCTTTCTGGTAGGCGCAATTGTACTGGGGCGCTGGCTCAGTCCGCTCCTGATGAAACTTGTCTCCGAGATGCGCACGCGGGGCCAGGTGCTAATCACCGCTCTGATTTTCGCCTTCCTTCTGTCCTACGTCGCTAACGTGATCCAACTCGAAGCGATTCTGGGCGCGTTTGCCGCCGGTTTGATTTTGGCCGAAACCGAACGCCAGGAAGAGCTGATTGAGCAGATCAAGCCCATTGCTGACATGCTGGTGCCGATTTTCTTCATCACCGTGGGCGCCCGGACCGATGTATCCGTGCTCAATCCCTTTAACCCGGCTAACCGCGAAGGATTAATCATCTCAGCCTTCTTGATCGTCGTCGCCATTCTCGGCAAAGTGATCACCGGGTGGACCGTATTCGGCAAAGAGAAGCTGAACCGCTTAGCGATTGGCGTTGGCATGATTCCCCGAGGTGAAGTCGGCTTGGTGTTTGCCAGTGTCGGCACCGCCAGCGGCGTACTCAGCGATGCCCTCAATGCCGCGATCGTCGTGATGGTCATTCTCACCACCTTTTTGGCTCCGCCCCTGTTGCGCTTGGTGTTCCAAAACCCCAACGAAGTCGCCGCAGGTCTGCCCAGCCCTGTTGGCCTTGCAGCTGGTGGCGGTGCTGAGCTGAGCCTGCTCGACGGCCAAGCCGTAGAAGCCGAGCCAGCCAAGAAACCAGAAGAGGTGTGA
- a CDS encoding TetR/AcrR family transcriptional regulator — translation MAQAQTPGSSRRKAPGQQTRQAILQVAVDIASAEGLEGLTIGRLAAELGMSKSGLFAHFGSKQDLQLAVIETACAIFAAEVRQPALTAPVGRARLLALCQAWFSFVERKVFRGGCFFAATSIEFDSRPGPVRDQLAQVMKGWLSWLESLIQEAQEAGELNPNLEAAQLAFEIHALMWGANWVLQLHEDPQAIARARTAILHRLEIKLSVESF, via the coding sequence ATGGCTCAAGCTCAGACCCCAGGCTCATCGAGGCGTAAGGCTCCTGGGCAGCAGACACGTCAGGCTATCTTGCAGGTTGCCGTTGATATCGCTTCTGCGGAGGGCTTGGAAGGCCTCACCATTGGTCGTTTGGCAGCAGAGCTAGGCATGAGCAAAAGCGGTTTGTTTGCTCACTTTGGCTCTAAGCAGGATTTACAACTAGCAGTTATTGAAACGGCTTGTGCCATCTTTGCCGCTGAGGTTAGGCAGCCAGCCTTAACTGCTCCAGTAGGCAGGGCGCGTCTGTTAGCACTTTGTCAGGCTTGGTTCTCTTTTGTAGAACGCAAGGTCTTTCGAGGCGGTTGTTTTTTTGCAGCGACATCGATTGAGTTTGACAGCCGTCCTGGTCCAGTTCGTGACCAGCTCGCTCAGGTAATGAAAGGTTGGCTGAGTTGGCTTGAGAGCCTGATTCAAGAGGCCCAGGAAGCTGGAGAACTCAACCCCAATCTTGAAGCTGCTCAACTCGCCTTTGAAATTCACGCCCTGATGTGGGGAGCCAATTGGGTGCTCCAACTTCACGAGGACCCACAAGCTATCGCTAGGGCCCGAACTGCTATTTTACATCGCTTAGAAATCAAGCTTTCAGTAGAGAGTTTTTAG